In Primulina eburnea isolate SZY01 chromosome 14, ASM2296580v1, whole genome shotgun sequence, the following proteins share a genomic window:
- the LOC140812853 gene encoding uncharacterized protein codes for MGPPKAAITISQQAFDEMVRENIDDLGMEPAEALQDAIQTLTLQGVDLNGVVTCAPGESNPVMVCLERLKEEKISEQIVVLLDELAGLCRDKGSGNAAIARRSGALELVISICIKLRDEYDPRLSSGLNALASLIHDLPSSEIFRENGGPTIIIGILSQERKDTSILDSCFSVVAAAASGNEVLKESFMDLKIDELIVQIMKEHNGESIPSIYDAIRVILTSDDNRVVASQVFGYARKFAKLGIAKLLMDSLREGLSSPSLISASIALKAVAVNDEICRSIAYDDGINMILRCIDGSGLQGNNTVARASCSLLSKLAGSDENKSTIVEQGGMDRLINLSTRLSDDPLVLQEVMLIICTLCLRSPENATVAIEAGAGELAIQAMQRFPQSDQLQRSACFMIRNLVARNQENRKILLGNGIEQLIRKAKGNHRICKDAATDALRDLGVDNYNL; via the exons ATGGGTCCACCGAAGGCGGCGATAACTATATCACAGCAAGCATTCGACGAAATGGTTCGGGAAAACATTGACGACCTCGGTATGGAACCTGCAGAAGCTCTCCAGGACGCCATCCAAACCCTTACCCTCCAAGGCGTCGATCTCAACG GGGTTGTGACTTGTGCTCCCGGAGAGAGCAATCCAGTGATGGTGTGTTTGGAGAGATTGAAAGAGGAAAAGATATCAGAGCAAATTGTGGTATTGTTGGATGAATTAGCTGGTTTATGTAGAGATAAGGGATCAGGGAATGCGGCCATTGCCAGGAGGAGTGGAGCGCTGGAATTGGTGATTTCTATTTGTATCAAGCTGCGTGATGAATACGATCCGAGATTGTCTTCTGGATTGAATGCCTTGGCATCATTAATTCATG ATCTTCCAAGCTCTGAAATATTTAGGGAAAATGGCGGCCCAACGATTATCATAGGTATTCTAAGCCAGGAAAGAAAAGATACGAGCATCTTGGATAGTTGTTTTTCTGTAGTTGCTGCTGCTGCAAGTGGCAACGAAGTTCTCAAGGAGTCATTCATGGACTTAAAAATTGACGAGCTTATAGTCCAGATTATGAAAGAACATAATGGGGAGAGCATTCCAAGCATTTATGATGCAATTCGAGTCATCTTAACATCTGATGACAATCGTGTTGTAGCCTCGCAA GTTTTTGGTTATGCTAGAAAATTTGCGAAGTTGGGAATTGCAAAACTTCTCATGGACTCACTTCGGGAAGGACTCAGTTCACCTAGTCTAATATCTGCTAGCATAGCTTTGAAGGCTGTAGCTGTCAAT GATGAGATTTGCAGGTCGATTGCTTATGATGATGGTATCAATATGATTCTCCGTTGCATTGATGGTAGTGGTCTACAGGGCAATAACACTGTAGCAAGAGCTTCCTGCTCTTTGCTGTCTAAG cTGGCAGGAAGTGATGAGAATAAGAGTACTATTGTCGAACAGGGTGGCATGGACAGGCTTATAAACCTTTCAACAAGATTATCTGATGATCCATTGGTGCTTCAAGAG GTCATGTTAATTATATGTACACTATGCTTAAGATCCCCCGAGAATGCAACTGTTGCAATTGAAGCGGGAGCTGGAGAACTTGCTATCCAAGCAATGCAGAGGTTTCCACAATCGGATCAACTGCAAAGGAGCGCTTGTTTCATGATCCGGAATCTGGTGGccagaaatcaagaaaacaG AAAAATCTTGCTTGGTAATGGCATCGAGCAATTAATCAGAAAGGCGAAGGGAAACCACCGGATCTGCAAAGATGCTGCAACCGACGCACTGAGAGATTTAGGAGTGGATAACTATAATTTGTAA
- the LOC140811965 gene encoding uncharacterized protein — MSVFGGDSWAREAQHRKRRVDDLLLDGIDASSYKKLSNGKFACLICPKNPVLDSLIMLSTHVKGSCHRTAAIRFRDSELARKEEVNKRIALSDSPTPNSAACASVKRPKSTNKPLIERVQKVASEVYSSGVSPSSKTCGNPVLESETCDYVAERGVVGMVQQLDCRERREKELKFTAAGWKRDCHGSWFKDENVEFDSDEEDPNDVLTDTT; from the exons ATGAGCGTGTTCGGCGGAGATAGCTGGGCTAGAGAAGCCCAACACCGGAAGAGAAGAGTCGACGATTTATTGCTAGATGGAATCGATGCGTCTTCCTACAAGAAACTCTCCAACGGCAAATTTGCTTGTCTAATTTGTCCTAAGAACCCTGTTCTCGACTCCTTGATCATGCTCTCA ACCCATGTGAAAGGTTCCTGCCATCGAACTGCCGCGATTAGGTTCAGGGATAGTGAATTAGCTAGGAAAGAAGAGGTTAACAAGAGAATTGCATTGTCGGATTCTCCGACTCCTAATTCCGCCGCCTGTGCTTCGGTTAAACGACCAAAAAGTACTAACAAACCCCTGATCGAGCGAGTGCAGAAAGTTGCTTCCGAGGTGTATTCTAGTGGAGTAAGTccaagcagtaaaacatgtggAAACCCGGTTTTGGAATCCGAAACTTGTGATTATGTTGCTGAGAGAGGAGTTGTTGGAATGGTGCAGCAATTGGATTGTAGAGAGCGTCGAGAGAAGGAACTGAAGTTCACGGCTGCTGGCTGGAAGCGTGATTGCCATGGAAGCTGGTTTAAGGATGAAAAT GTCGAATTTGATTCAGACGAAGAGGATCCGAACGATGTCTTGACCGATACTACTTAA